In the genome of Phaeodactylum tricornutum CCAP 1055/1 chromosome 18, whole genome shotgun sequence, one region contains:
- a CDS encoding predicted protein, whose amino-acid sequence MASLNTSDATKGDSSFIDQAPFEAEADITLVTLEANVLDEECGWDSSSRGLSAPIDMERVSSKDTEATQESFTVKVVDDVVEIPPVTPGRTTRNSYKLDESPPGFRSSNKRVSAMTKKDSKLRCFDVSTVVGVIVLLTITPFVLWLVLWIRISG is encoded by the coding sequence ATGGCAAGTCTCAATACAAGCGATGCGACAAAAGGTGACAGTAGCTTCATCGACCAAGCTCCCTTCGAAGCGGAAGCAGATATTACTCTCGTGACGCTGGAGGCAAACGTATTGGACGAGGAATGTGGCTGGGATTCCTCAAGTCGCGGTCTTTCAGCCCCCATTGACATGGAACGTGTCTCCTCCAAAGATACAGAAGCTACACAGGAGAGCTTCACGGTGAAGGTGGTCGACGATGTCGTCGAGATACCTCCAGTTACACCTGGGCGCACCACACGTAATTCCTACAAGTTGGACGAGAGCCCACCCGGATTTCGCAGTTCCAACAAGCGCGTTTCAGCCATGACCAAGAAGGATAGCAAACTCCGGTGTTTTGATGTATCCACTGTTGTCGGGGTGATTGTTTTGTTAACCATCACGCCGTTTGTCCTATGGCTTGTACTATGGATTCGTATCAGTGGTTGA
- a CDS encoding predicted protein: protein MAATDQIRQMVNFILQEAHEKANEIRVKTEHDFNLEKQTLVHEAKLNIQDEFTKKEKDREVQQRIARSAEIGECRVKKMKIRDDLLQKLVADAGAKCAVVARGQNYPQLLQKLIVQGLIKIEEMEVTVFCRNEDIGTIEKILDVAVQEYVEIMKRESGVTLEPKVVMNENRNRDLTTNSYGGIVLTALNGKIVCDNTMASRLNLVYEELLPSIRAILFPDV, encoded by the exons ATGGCGGCTACCGATCAAATTCGACAGATGGTGAACTTTATTCTCCAAGAGGCCCACGAAAAGGCCAACGAAATTCGCGTCAAG ACGGAACACGATTTCAATTTGGAGAAGCAAACTTTGGTGCACGAAGCCAAGTTGAACATTCAGGACGAATTCaccaagaaggaaaaggatCGCGAAGTGCAGCAGCGTATCGCGCGATCGGCCGAGATTGGCGAATGCCGCGTCAAAAAAATGAAGATTCGCGACGATCTGTTGCAAAAGCTCGTGGCCGATGCCGGCGCCAAGTGTGCCGTCGTAGCGCGCGGTCAGAACTACCCCCAGTTGCTCCAAAAACTCATTGTCCAGGGACTCATCAAgattgaagaaatggaagtcACCGTTTTCTGCCGCAACGAGGATATCGGCACGATCGAAAAGATCCTCGACGTAGCCGTCCAAGAATACGTGGAGATCATGAAGCGGGAATCCGGCGTCACGTTGGAGCCCAAGGTTGTCATGAACGAGAATCGTAACAGGGATTTGACCACTAATTCGTACGGAGGTATCGTGCTGACCGCCCTTAACGGTAAGATTGTTTGTGACAATACCATGGCGAGTCGACTGAATTTGGTGTACGAAGAGCTTCTGCCCAGTATCCGTGCAATTCTCTTCCCGGACGTGTGA
- a CDS encoding predicted protein has translation MSDRPKGPLGIDPLRFSIVLFVFLFLFVIYLLLPRALRKQYFGAYPKRHAWSARSRARRSGAVYGQSTIGDNTGSYTGGSSLGTGTTTGSHRAMHMVGLAATAPHRAEEEHIDFTTPPHDAQQNNDEIVISAAMQQLRDPGVLIVAHGSRGKPKTVRLQLTEMAITWRTETRKKKDVKPKMGKLHQVPLSHIMYVDVGKQTTALRRVENASVSEALCFSLLTKEGSLDLEANSPRERDALVSCFSLVLDEVHAQNWRDIYRGPSSDMPSSFDEMDRAQAGIYNNA, from the exons ATGAGCGACCGACCCAAGGGTCCGCTGGGGATCGACCCGTTGCGCTTTTCGATCGTGttgtttgtctttttgtttctcttTGTCATTTATTTACTGCTGCCGCGAGCTCTTCGGAAACAGTACTTTGGGGCCTACCCGAAGCGGCATGCCTGGTCGGCACGTTCACGGGCACGGCGATCGGGAGCCGTCTACGGACAG TCGACCATTGGAGACAACACAGGCTCGTACACGGGTGGTTCTTCGTTGGGAACGGGTACCACTACGGGCAGTCATCGCGCAATGCATATGGTTGGTCTCGCCGCCACCGCACCACACCGCGCGGAGGAAGAGCACATTGATTTTACCACGCCCCCGCACGATGCGCAACAAAACAATGACGAAATCGTCATTTCCGCCGCCATGCAGCAACTCCGCGATCCCGGGGTCCTCATTGTGGCGCACGGAAGCCGGGGTAAACCCAAAACCGTCCGGCTGCAACTCACGGAAATGGCCATTACCTGGCGGACAGAAACCCGTAAAAAGAAGGACGTCAAGCCCAAAATGGGCAAACTGCATCAAGTGCCGCTCTCGCACATAATGTACGTTGATGTGGGGAAACAGACTACCGCACTGCGGAGGGTGGAAAACGCGTCGGTGAGCGAAGCTCTGTGTTTTTCGCTCTTGACCAAGGAAGGGTCGTTGGACTTGGAAGCCAATTCACCACGGGAACGGGACGCATTGGTATCGTGCTTTTCCCTCGTGTTGGACGAAGTGCACGCACAAAACTGGAGAGACATTTACCGCGGTCCTTCCTCAGATATGCCCAGCTCCTTTGATGAAATGGATCGCGCACAAGCGGGAATTTACAACAATGCCTAG